One Corynebacterium appendicis CIP 107643 DNA window includes the following coding sequences:
- a CDS encoding 4-(cytidine 5'-diphospho)-2-C-methyl-D-erythritol kinase, with translation MKFTARANGKVNLHLGVGEVRSDGYHDMATVFMAVDRPETVTLTTLEGDVDKHPDASPLSYVSEMRTTYHVQEPDEDLDNPKNLAWKAVDSITTGYMGILAQDEKRENFKPDLPMMRLEVDKTVPVAGGMAGGSSDAAAAVQAISALIAHHDRPMPEELFTNLVPGLGADVPFAEMGGIALGTGRGDALVPMMGRGTYWFAFLNPKVGLSTKAVFEKLDDLRFTYASMVPHMDTTTLSRALVSGDPQLVGAAMHNDLEAAALALRPSLQQLIHDAEDAGAIRAMVSGSGPTVAALCADEGTARAVVDKLGSASIEAFAAHGPVGGARLL, from the coding sequence GTGAAATTCACGGCACGCGCGAACGGCAAAGTGAATCTCCATCTCGGGGTGGGGGAGGTCCGCAGCGACGGTTACCACGACATGGCTACGGTGTTCATGGCTGTTGACCGGCCGGAGACGGTGACGCTGACGACGCTGGAGGGGGACGTCGACAAGCATCCCGATGCTTCTCCCTTGAGCTATGTGTCCGAGATGCGCACCACGTACCACGTGCAGGAACCCGACGAGGATCTGGACAATCCGAAGAACCTGGCGTGGAAGGCCGTGGACTCGATCACTACCGGATACATGGGGATTCTCGCGCAGGACGAGAAGCGGGAGAATTTCAAACCGGACCTGCCGATGATGCGGCTGGAGGTCGACAAAACCGTGCCTGTCGCCGGCGGGATGGCGGGCGGATCCTCCGATGCCGCCGCTGCCGTCCAGGCCATCAGCGCTTTGATCGCGCACCACGACCGGCCGATGCCTGAGGAACTGTTCACGAATCTGGTTCCGGGGCTCGGGGCGGATGTCCCGTTCGCGGAGATGGGCGGCATCGCGTTGGGGACCGGCCGCGGCGATGCCCTGGTGCCGATGATGGGGCGCGGAACGTACTGGTTCGCTTTCCTGAACCCGAAGGTGGGGCTGTCGACAAAGGCCGTGTTCGAGAAACTCGACGATCTTCGCTTCACGTACGCGTCGATGGTTCCGCACATGGACACCACCACGCTGTCGCGGGCGCTCGTGTCAGGGGATCCGCAACTGGTGGGGGCAGCAATGCACAATGATTTGGAAGCAGCGGCGCTCGCGCTGCGCCCGTCGCTTCAGCAGCTCATCCACGACGCCGAAGATGCCGGCGCGATCCGGGCGATGGTGTCTGGTTCTGGCCCGACCGTCGCGGCACTGTGTGCGGATGAGGGGACAGCGAGGGCGGTCGTCGATAAGCTCGGCTCTGCTTCGATCGAAGCTTTCGCTGCTCACGGGCCTGTTGGTGGTGCGCGGCTGCTGTAG
- the rsmA gene encoding 16S rRNA (adenine(1518)-N(6)/adenine(1519)-N(6))-dimethyltransferase RsmA, whose amino-acid sequence MNSPDIQLLGPVEIRALADELGVTPTKKLGQNFVHDPNTVRRIVGAADISADDTVLEVGPGLGSLTLGLLEVGCRVAAVEIDSRLAERLPQTAAEFAPGAAGRLSVLNQDALKVQAGQIEEPTALVANLPYNVAVPVLLHLLEEFPSIRRVLVMVQLEVADRLAADPGSKIYGVPSVKASFYGDVRKAGNIGKNVFWPAPNIESGLVRIDIRDKGWPVSLRERVFPLIDAAFAQRRKTLRACLGGIYGSSAAAEEALRAAGIDPQLRGEKLAVEDFVRLTEVGGQ is encoded by the coding sequence ATGAATAGCCCCGATATCCAGTTGCTCGGTCCGGTGGAAATCCGGGCGCTCGCCGACGAGCTCGGGGTCACCCCGACGAAGAAGCTGGGGCAGAATTTCGTCCACGACCCGAATACCGTGCGCCGCATCGTCGGGGCGGCGGATATTTCTGCGGACGACACGGTGCTCGAAGTGGGGCCGGGATTAGGGTCGCTCACTCTCGGCCTGCTCGAAGTCGGGTGCCGGGTGGCGGCCGTCGAGATCGATTCGCGGCTGGCGGAAAGGCTGCCGCAGACTGCCGCAGAATTCGCGCCGGGGGCAGCGGGCAGGCTATCGGTGCTCAACCAGGATGCGCTCAAGGTTCAGGCCGGCCAGATCGAGGAGCCGACAGCGCTGGTGGCGAACCTGCCGTACAACGTCGCCGTCCCGGTGCTGCTGCACTTGCTGGAGGAATTCCCGAGCATCCGCCGCGTTCTCGTGATGGTTCAGCTCGAGGTCGCGGACCGGTTGGCGGCGGACCCCGGTTCGAAAATCTACGGGGTGCCCAGCGTCAAGGCATCGTTCTACGGGGACGTGCGCAAGGCGGGCAATATCGGCAAGAACGTCTTCTGGCCCGCACCCAATATCGAATCTGGGCTCGTGCGTATCGATATCCGTGACAAGGGCTGGCCAGTTTCGTTGCGTGAGCGCGTTTTTCCGCTTATCGACGCAGCCTTCGCCCAGCGGCGAAAGACCCTCCGCGCCTGCTTGGGCGGGATCTACGGATCGTCCGCAGCTGCGGAAGAAGCGCTGCGTGCAGCCGGCATTGATCCGCAGCTGCGCGGCGAGAAACTGGCAGTGGAAGATTTCGTGCGACTCACGGAGGTGGGCGGGCAGTGA
- a CDS encoding ribbon-helix-helix protein, CopG family — MAEQTTIKVPVDLRDEIKVIAQQRGESMPSIIEEMLELYREEMRMRRLENQVQATPPEQIESYIAETAEWDKAYDW; from the coding sequence ATGGCTGAGCAGACAACGATCAAGGTGCCCGTTGATCTGCGTGATGAGATCAAGGTGATCGCGCAGCAGCGGGGGGAAAGCATGCCGAGCATTATCGAGGAAATGCTCGAGCTCTATCGGGAAGAGATGCGCATGCGTAGGCTTGAAAACCAGGTCCAGGCGACTCCCCCAGAACAGATAGAAAGTTACATAGCTGAAACTGCTGAGTGGGATAAGGCGTACGACTGGTGA
- a CDS encoding BCCT family transporter, producing MSSEDMIKDPHDPDADPHAEDPIKNDRPATAELQDLLDARNAGAQQSISDPEDAIERASEDENLKIDWAIVGPIAAIVIAVVIWGLAAKESFSAFSDASFTWVIENLGWAFVFFGSVFVVFILVIALSKFGKIRLGASNEQPEFSTRSWIAMMFAAGMGIGLMFFGASEPLNFYRDGVPGMDSADAVGTSMAQTMFHWTLHPWSVYAIIGLAIAYSTFRLGRKQLLSSAFIPLIGETRANGWLGKLIDGLAIFATIFGTACSLGLGALQISTGLEASGLVDSPSTVLTAGIVSVLTLAFLLSAMSGVGKGIQWVSNFNLAVAAVLAIFVFVFGPTLTQLNLLPTAIASYLDQFFLMASRTAESADTEAGEWLGSWTIFYWAWWISWSPFVGTFLARISRGRTIREFCLGVTLVPAGLSTVWFCIFGGTAIQMEQQGESIYGEGTSEEQLFNLLHTMPGGFIMGVLALILLSTFFITSADSASTVMGSLSQNGKTDAKPMLTGMWGLATAAVGLTLLIAGGDDALNSLQSVTIAAATPFLLVLILLMFAIVKDVSNDTIYLDMKEEQRFNHQLAIERRMHRDAIAKARKRQRMFGTKQ from the coding sequence ATGAGTAGTGAAGACATGATCAAAGACCCCCACGATCCCGACGCGGATCCGCACGCCGAGGATCCGATCAAGAACGATCGCCCCGCGACGGCGGAGCTACAGGATCTCCTCGATGCGAGAAATGCGGGAGCGCAGCAGTCCATTTCCGATCCGGAGGACGCCATTGAGCGAGCCTCGGAGGACGAGAACCTGAAGATCGACTGGGCGATCGTCGGACCTATCGCCGCGATCGTCATTGCCGTCGTGATCTGGGGTCTCGCGGCGAAGGAGAGCTTCAGCGCTTTCTCGGATGCCTCGTTCACCTGGGTGATTGAGAATCTCGGGTGGGCGTTTGTCTTTTTCGGCAGCGTTTTCGTGGTCTTCATCCTCGTGATCGCACTGTCGAAGTTCGGCAAGATCCGTTTGGGCGCTTCCAACGAACAACCGGAATTCAGCACCAGGTCATGGATCGCCATGATGTTCGCTGCTGGCATGGGCATCGGTCTGATGTTCTTCGGCGCTTCCGAGCCGCTCAATTTTTACCGTGATGGTGTCCCGGGCATGGACAGTGCGGATGCCGTCGGCACCTCCATGGCACAGACGATGTTCCACTGGACCCTTCACCCGTGGTCCGTCTATGCGATCATCGGTCTCGCGATCGCATATTCCACCTTCCGTTTGGGCCGTAAACAGCTTCTGTCGAGCGCGTTCATTCCGCTTATCGGCGAGACTCGCGCCAACGGGTGGCTGGGCAAGCTTATCGACGGCCTCGCCATCTTCGCCACCATCTTCGGCACCGCGTGCTCCCTGGGACTCGGCGCCCTGCAGATCTCCACGGGTCTGGAGGCTTCGGGCTTGGTCGATTCCCCGTCGACGGTGCTCACCGCCGGAATCGTCAGTGTGCTGACTCTCGCGTTCCTGCTGTCTGCGATGTCGGGCGTCGGCAAGGGCATTCAGTGGGTGTCTAATTTCAACCTTGCAGTCGCTGCTGTGCTGGCGATCTTCGTCTTCGTCTTCGGGCCGACCTTGACCCAGCTCAATCTGCTGCCCACCGCGATTGCTTCCTACTTGGACCAGTTCTTCCTCATGGCTTCGCGCACTGCTGAATCCGCTGACACTGAAGCAGGGGAGTGGCTGGGCAGCTGGACCATCTTCTACTGGGCATGGTGGATCTCCTGGTCCCCGTTCGTGGGCACCTTCCTTGCCCGCATCTCCCGCGGCCGCACAATCCGCGAGTTCTGCCTTGGCGTCACCCTCGTGCCGGCGGGACTGTCCACCGTCTGGTTCTGCATTTTCGGTGGCACCGCCATCCAAATGGAGCAGCAGGGTGAGTCCATCTACGGCGAAGGAACATCCGAGGAACAGCTCTTCAACCTGCTGCACACGATGCCGGGCGGCTTCATCATGGGTGTCCTTGCCCTGATCCTGCTGAGCACCTTCTTCATCACCTCCGCGGATTCCGCATCCACGGTCATGGGTTCGCTGTCCCAGAACGGCAAGACCGACGCGAAGCCGATGCTCACCGGCATGTGGGGCTTGGCCACCGCAGCTGTCGGTCTGACCCTGCTCATCGCTGGCGGCGACGACGCCTTGAACTCCCTGCAGAGCGTCACCATCGCCGCAGCAACACCGTTCCTGCTGGTCCTCATCCTGCTGATGTTCGCCATCGTGAAGGATGTCAGCAACGACACCATCTACCTGGATATGAAGGAAGAGCAGCGCTTCAATCACCAGCTGGCTATTGAGCGGCGCATGCATCGCGACGCTATCGCTAAGGCACGCAAACGCCAGCGCATGTTCGGCACGAAGCAGTAG
- a CDS encoding TatD family hydrolase has product MSKKKPRPTPVPAERVAGLIDAHTHLASAKARTKEDVDAMVKRAVDAGVERVCTVGDGLDEAELALHAAHFNERVFAACAIHPTRAGELDEAARTRLAEMAADERCVAVGETGIDTYWIKHDPDRTAPLDVQEEAFRWHIQLAVDSGKALMIHNREGDEEMMRILADSPQPEHVMLHCFSSPLDVARQAIERGYVLSFAGNVTFKRNDELREAVGLAPVGQLLIETDAPYMTPEPFRGARNEPSLIGHTAKVVAEARGMAVEDLAEEVHGTFRRVFGV; this is encoded by the coding sequence ATGTCGAAGAAGAAACCACGCCCCACGCCCGTTCCGGCCGAGCGAGTTGCCGGGCTTATCGACGCCCACACTCACCTCGCCTCCGCTAAAGCGCGCACCAAAGAAGACGTGGATGCGATGGTGAAGCGCGCAGTCGATGCTGGTGTCGAGAGGGTCTGCACTGTCGGTGACGGGCTCGACGAGGCGGAATTGGCTCTGCACGCCGCGCATTTCAATGAGCGTGTGTTCGCGGCGTGCGCGATCCATCCGACGCGCGCGGGCGAGCTTGATGAAGCGGCGCGTACACGTCTCGCGGAAATGGCGGCGGACGAGAGGTGCGTGGCGGTGGGGGAGACCGGCATCGACACATACTGGATCAAGCATGACCCGGACAGGACGGCGCCACTCGACGTGCAGGAGGAGGCGTTCCGCTGGCATATTCAGCTGGCTGTTGATTCGGGCAAGGCGCTCATGATTCACAACCGTGAGGGCGACGAGGAGATGATGCGCATTCTCGCTGATTCGCCGCAGCCGGAACATGTCATGCTGCACTGCTTCTCTTCGCCCCTCGACGTCGCGCGCCAGGCGATCGAGCGGGGGTATGTGCTCTCGTTCGCTGGCAACGTGACGTTCAAGCGGAACGACGAGCTCCGCGAAGCTGTTGGGCTGGCTCCGGTCGGCCAGCTGCTGATCGAGACGGATGCTCCGTACATGACGCCGGAGCCGTTCCGTGGGGCACGCAACGAGCCGTCACTGATCGGGCATACCGCGAAGGTGGTGGCAGAAGCTCGTGGAATGGCGGTGGAAGATTTGGCGGAAGAGGTGCACGGAACTTTCCGCCGAGTTTTCGGAGTGTGA
- a CDS encoding DoxX family protein — translation MKLLPSREASQKHARHLLGGMMITAGIGHFTFARKDFQAQVPNWFPMDKDFVVLASGVAEIAAGAAELFLPKHRKLTGVTLAAFYWLIYPGNIGQYAEKQSMPGLDNDRARLIRLFGQPALIALALWGAGIPEK, via the coding sequence ATGAAACTTCTTCCCAGCCGTGAAGCATCCCAGAAACACGCCCGCCATCTCCTCGGTGGCATGATGATTACCGCAGGTATTGGCCACTTCACCTTCGCGCGGAAGGATTTTCAGGCCCAAGTACCGAACTGGTTCCCGATGGATAAGGATTTTGTGGTTCTTGCGTCTGGCGTAGCCGAAATTGCAGCGGGCGCAGCCGAGCTCTTCCTGCCAAAGCACCGGAAGTTGACCGGGGTTACCCTCGCCGCTTTCTACTGGTTGATCTACCCGGGAAACATTGGGCAGTATGCCGAGAAGCAGTCGATGCCCGGCTTGGACAACGACCGTGCGCGGCTAATCCGGTTGTTTGGCCAGCCAGCCCTTATCGCACTGGCACTTTGGGGCGCGGGTATTCCAGAAAAGTAA
- a CDS encoding DUF3806 domain-containing protein: MEFHDIDAATRSQIDRDLAEAAVAGVNGSIDDIVASFEEVLSEYLALDPDLRREYSRGDVARMYGTALGDAFIREHDFAWQLLMDDYGTDLVVTSPDHDMYTAPLVVVDTRFEDEEPGKLTAFIKQFLGN; this comes from the coding sequence ATGGAGTTCCACGACATCGATGCCGCAACCCGCTCCCAGATCGACCGCGACCTCGCCGAAGCCGCCGTCGCGGGCGTCAACGGATCGATCGACGACATCGTCGCCTCATTCGAAGAGGTCTTGAGCGAATACCTCGCCCTCGACCCCGACCTCCGCCGCGAATATTCCCGCGGCGACGTAGCCCGCATGTACGGCACAGCGCTCGGCGACGCGTTCATCCGCGAGCACGACTTCGCATGGCAATTGCTTATGGACGACTACGGCACCGACCTCGTCGTCACCTCCCCCGACCACGACATGTACACCGCACCCCTGGTGGTCGTGGATACCCGCTTCGAAGACGAGGAACCGGGAAAGTTGACTGCCTTCATTAAGCAATTCTTGGGGAATTAG
- the metG gene encoding methionine--tRNA ligase, with protein sequence MLGDMTVSPNNPTSENVLVCVAWPYANGPRHIGHVAGFGVPSDVFARYQRMVGNNVLMVSGTDEHGTPLLVQADKEGVTVKELADRYNRQIVEDLAGLGLSYDLFTRTTTRNHYAVVQELFKGLYANGYMIKETTQGAISPSTGRTLPDRYIEGTCPICGADGARGDQCDNCGNQLDPVDLINPVSKINGETPEFVETEHFMLDLPSLHDALKEWLEARRDWRPNVLKFSLNLLEDMRPRSMTRDIDWGIPVPVEGWENDPGKKLYVWFDAVIGYLSASIEWAARTGNPDAWKLFWQDPSTSGFYFMGKDNITFHSQIWPGELLGYAGKGSKGGNLHELGELNLPTEVVSSEFLTMSGSKFSSSKGVVIYVKDFLAEFGPDPLRYFIAVAGPENNDTDFTWDEFVRRVNNELANGWGNLVNRTVSMAHKNFGEVPEPGELIDADRAILDLASQTFDSAGHELGLAHFKAAITKVMHVVGEANAYIADQQPWKLAKDESQRERLATVLWTALQVVSDCNALLTPFIPHTAQKVHATLGRDGIWAASPRVEEVTDDEDLDLVGVGLPEQGQTYPVITGDYATQQAVWSRVDVVPGTKLEKPQPLIAKLDPELGETGPEWARVQ encoded by the coding sequence ATGCTGGGGGACATGACTGTCTCCCCGAACAATCCCACCTCCGAAAATGTCCTCGTGTGCGTGGCGTGGCCCTATGCGAACGGGCCGCGCCACATCGGCCACGTCGCCGGCTTCGGTGTCCCTTCCGATGTGTTCGCGCGCTACCAGCGAATGGTGGGGAACAACGTGCTCATGGTGTCCGGCACCGACGAGCACGGCACGCCGCTTCTCGTCCAGGCGGATAAGGAAGGCGTGACTGTCAAGGAGCTCGCCGACCGCTACAACCGCCAGATTGTGGAGGATCTCGCGGGCTTGGGCCTGTCCTACGACCTGTTCACCCGCACCACCACCCGCAACCACTACGCGGTGGTGCAGGAGCTGTTCAAGGGCCTGTATGCCAATGGCTACATGATCAAGGAGACTACCCAGGGCGCGATCTCCCCGTCGACCGGCCGCACCCTGCCGGACCGCTATATCGAAGGCACCTGCCCGATCTGCGGCGCCGACGGTGCCCGCGGCGACCAGTGCGATAACTGCGGCAATCAGCTCGACCCGGTCGATCTGATCAACCCGGTGTCCAAGATCAACGGCGAGACCCCGGAGTTCGTCGAGACCGAGCACTTCATGCTCGACCTTCCCTCGCTCCACGATGCCCTCAAAGAGTGGCTCGAGGCCCGCCGAGATTGGCGCCCGAACGTCCTGAAATTCTCCCTGAATTTGCTCGAGGACATGCGGCCCCGCTCCATGACCCGCGACATCGACTGGGGCATCCCCGTTCCCGTCGAAGGCTGGGAAAACGACCCGGGCAAGAAACTCTACGTCTGGTTCGACGCCGTCATCGGCTACCTGTCCGCCTCCATCGAGTGGGCTGCGCGCACCGGCAATCCGGACGCGTGGAAGCTGTTCTGGCAGGACCCGTCGACAAGCGGCTTCTACTTCATGGGCAAGGACAACATCACGTTCCACTCCCAGATTTGGCCGGGTGAGCTTCTCGGCTACGCCGGCAAGGGGTCGAAGGGCGGGAACCTCCACGAGCTCGGTGAGCTCAACCTGCCCACCGAGGTCGTCTCTTCCGAATTCCTCACCATGTCGGGCTCTAAGTTCTCGTCCTCGAAGGGCGTGGTCATTTACGTCAAGGACTTCCTCGCCGAATTCGGGCCCGACCCGCTGCGCTACTTCATTGCGGTCGCCGGTCCGGAGAACAACGACACGGACTTCACGTGGGACGAGTTTGTCCGTCGCGTGAACAACGAGCTCGCGAACGGCTGGGGCAACCTCGTCAACCGCACCGTGTCCATGGCCCACAAGAACTTCGGGGAAGTTCCGGAGCCCGGCGAGCTTATCGACGCCGACCGTGCCATCCTCGACCTCGCCTCCCAGACCTTCGACTCTGCCGGCCACGAATTGGGGCTTGCCCACTTCAAGGCCGCGATCACCAAGGTCATGCATGTGGTTGGCGAAGCAAATGCCTACATCGCCGATCAGCAGCCGTGGAAGCTCGCCAAGGACGAGTCCCAGCGTGAGCGTCTCGCTACTGTTTTGTGGACTGCTCTCCAGGTGGTGTCCGACTGCAATGCGCTGCTGACCCCGTTCATCCCGCACACCGCGCAGAAGGTGCACGCGACTCTTGGCCGCGACGGCATCTGGGCGGCATCCCCGCGTGTCGAGGAAGTCACCGACGATGAGGACCTTGATCTGGTCGGAGTCGGTCTGCCTGAGCAGGGCCAGACCTACCCGGTCATCACCGGCGACTACGCGACCCAGCAGGCTGTGTGGTCCCGAGTCGACGTTGTTCCGGGCACGAAGCTGGAGAAGCCGCAGCCGCTCATCGCCAAACTCGATCCGGAACTCGGCGAGACCGGCCCGGAGTGGGCTCGCGTCCAGTAG
- a CDS encoding resuscitation-promoting factor has translation MSRHRRINKTSTTRAVIASTAVGALAIGGATTAVAAQKSVTVDVNGEPIELTTSAGDVSGALEAAGVEIGEKDLVYPAPSEALNSGDTVTVRTAKPVAVTIDGGQAQEFTTTAATVSDFLKELPGAGGSAHAYAEDDPVTDNMTIDLTSPKIVAIHDGGKTTYTAAAAKTVSELLAARGVLVDSNDRVSPGMDAPVTGNMVITIDRVHVDERTFTEEFELEPEYVEDENLADGEEQVREKGEKGQRETTRRVVTVNGAVESDEIVKRKETRKGRAAVIARGKKESAPVAASGSAPAVAGGSVWDSLAQCESGGDWSINTGNGFYGGLQFTASTWAAYGGTEYAPTANLATREQQIAVASKVQQGQGWGAWPACTASLGIR, from the coding sequence ATGTCGCGTCATCGTCGCATCAATAAGACCTCGACCACCCGCGCCGTCATCGCCTCCACGGCTGTCGGCGCCCTCGCCATCGGCGGGGCCACCACTGCAGTCGCCGCTCAGAAGTCGGTGACGGTGGACGTCAACGGCGAGCCCATCGAGCTCACCACCTCCGCTGGCGATGTCAGCGGCGCACTTGAAGCTGCAGGCGTCGAGATCGGCGAAAAGGATCTGGTCTATCCCGCCCCCTCCGAGGCGCTGAATAGCGGCGACACGGTCACCGTGCGTACCGCGAAGCCGGTCGCAGTGACCATCGACGGCGGCCAGGCGCAGGAATTCACAACGACCGCAGCGACGGTCTCCGACTTCCTGAAGGAACTGCCGGGCGCCGGCGGCTCGGCCCACGCCTACGCGGAGGATGATCCGGTCACCGACAATATGACCATCGATCTGACTTCTCCGAAGATCGTGGCCATCCACGACGGCGGCAAGACCACCTACACCGCTGCCGCCGCGAAGACGGTCTCCGAGCTGCTCGCCGCCCGCGGCGTGCTGGTGGACTCGAACGACCGCGTTTCCCCGGGTATGGATGCGCCAGTGACCGGCAACATGGTCATCACCATCGACCGCGTTCACGTTGACGAGCGGACCTTCACCGAGGAATTCGAGCTCGAGCCGGAATACGTCGAGGACGAGAACCTGGCGGACGGCGAGGAGCAGGTCCGCGAGAAGGGCGAGAAGGGCCAGCGCGAGACCACACGCCGCGTGGTCACTGTGAACGGTGCGGTCGAATCCGACGAGATCGTGAAGCGAAAGGAGACCCGGAAGGGCCGTGCAGCAGTGATCGCCCGCGGTAAGAAAGAGTCTGCCCCCGTCGCCGCTAGTGGTTCTGCTCCCGCCGTTGCTGGTGGTTCGGTGTGGGATTCCCTCGCGCAGTGCGAGTCCGGCGGCGATTGGTCCATCAACACCGGCAACGGTTTCTACGGTGGTCTGCAGTTCACCGCGTCGACGTGGGCCGCGTACGGCGGCACCGAGTATGCGCCTACCGCGAACTTGGCCACCCGCGAGCAGCAGATCGCGGTCGCGTCCAAGGTTCAGCAGGGCCAGGGCTGGGGCGCGTGGCCCGCATGCACCGCGAGCCTGGGAATCCGCTAA
- a CDS encoding type II toxin-antitoxin system PemK/MazF family toxin, with product MPGDIVWAVLDPTRENEQAGRRPCVVVSSRNHLRVVPTLVSVVPVTSRNRGWDNHIRLDPAAVLPKESWAMSEQMRTLSRDRVQGEIGRVSAACLREILWWARAFVADPARV from the coding sequence ATGCCGGGGGACATCGTGTGGGCGGTGCTCGATCCGACAAGGGAGAATGAACAGGCTGGACGGCGTCCATGCGTGGTCGTGTCTTCCCGTAATCATCTGAGGGTGGTGCCCACGTTGGTTTCGGTAGTTCCGGTGACATCTCGAAACCGTGGGTGGGACAATCACATCCGGCTCGACCCCGCAGCGGTCTTGCCTAAAGAGAGTTGGGCAATGTCGGAGCAAATGAGGACACTCTCGCGTGATCGCGTCCAAGGAGAAATTGGCCGTGTGAGCGCTGCCTGTTTGCGTGAAATCCTTTGGTGGGCACGTGCGTTCGTTGCAGACCCAGCCCGTGTTTAG